One region of Lebetimonas natsushimae genomic DNA includes:
- a CDS encoding ribonuclease Z, with protein MKFIFFGTSAGRPTKQRNVSALAMEFENDNKWYLFDCGEATQHQILKSRLSSAKLDTIFITHLHGDHVYGLFGLITSRMLDKITKPLTIYGPKGLKDLISSVVDIRFEHLGYKLIINEIYAGSEIIFDKFRVTVLPLMHSVECFAYYIKENDKSNKINQEKLIKDGLNPCALYGDIKKGKDVEFNGKKYKAKDYLLEPILGQKVIISGDNAEPEILCPYLENLDLLIHESTYIQDIFDNMETKYMHTTAKNLAVISQKYNIKNLIATHVSPRFTTNEPILNEIKQYYNGNAFVANDFDEFELKGGSVKLIDD; from the coding sequence ATGAAATTTATATTTTTTGGTACAAGTGCAGGAAGACCTACAAAACAAAGAAATGTCTCAGCTCTTGCTATGGAATTTGAAAATGACAATAAATGGTATTTGTTTGACTGTGGGGAAGCTACTCAGCATCAGATACTAAAATCACGCCTAAGCAGTGCAAAACTTGATACAATTTTTATAACCCACTTACACGGAGATCATGTTTACGGCCTTTTCGGACTTATAACTTCAAGAATGCTTGATAAAATAACAAAACCCCTTACAATTTACGGACCAAAAGGGCTCAAAGATTTAATTTCATCAGTTGTAGATATTAGATTTGAACATTTAGGTTATAAACTAATAATTAACGAAATTTATGCAGGGAGTGAAATAATTTTTGATAAATTTAGAGTAACTGTTTTACCTCTTATGCATTCAGTTGAATGTTTTGCATATTACATAAAAGAAAATGACAAATCAAATAAAATCAATCAGGAAAAGCTAATAAAAGATGGACTAAATCCGTGTGCATTATACGGCGATATTAAAAAAGGAAAAGATGTAGAATTTAACGGTAAAAAATACAAGGCAAAAGATTATTTACTTGAGCCTATTTTAGGGCAAAAAGTAATAATTTCAGGAGATAATGCCGAGCCTGAAATTTTATGCCCTTATCTTGAAAATTTGGATTTACTGATTCACGAAAGCACTTATATTCAGGATATTTTTGACAATATGGAAACAAAATATATGCACACTACCGCCAAAAATTTAGCAGTAATCTCTCAAAAATATAATATAAAAAATTTAATTGCAACCCATGTATCACCGAGATTTACTACAAACGAACCGATTTTAAATGAAATAAAACAATATTATAACGGCAATGCATTTGTGGCAAATGATTTTGATGAATTTGAATTAAAAGGGGGAAGCGTAAAACTTATTGATGATTAA
- a CDS encoding very short patch repair endonuclease — translation MTRSENMRRIKSKDTSIELILRKALWEKGIRYRKNCKDIFGKPDICIKKYKLAIFCDSEFWHGKDFLAGKIPKTNRKFWIEKLQNNIKRDKEVNLFLKSNGWTVLRFWEKDIRKNTEECVNKIIDTIKKLKKKKNQ, via the coding sequence ATGACACGTTCGGAAAATATGAGAAGAATTAAATCGAAAGACACTTCAATAGAGTTGATTTTACGTAAAGCTCTATGGGAAAAGGGTATAAGATATAGAAAAAACTGTAAAGATATTTTTGGAAAACCTGATATATGTATTAAAAAATATAAATTAGCAATATTTTGTGACAGTGAATTTTGGCACGGAAAAGACTTTTTGGCAGGTAAAATACCTAAAACTAATCGAAAATTTTGGATTGAAAAACTTCAAAACAATATTAAAAGAGACAAAGAAGTAAACTTATTTTTAAAATCTAATGGATGGACGGTATTAAGATTTTGGGAAAAAGATATAAGAAAAAACACTGAAGAATGTGTAAATAAAATAATTGATACAATTAAAAAATTAAAGAAAAAGAAAAATCAATAA